In Chelmon rostratus isolate fCheRos1 chromosome 21, fCheRos1.pri, whole genome shotgun sequence, the genomic window AATGTGTCTACTCAAAAAATCATGTTGATTAGTGATTAGTGCTCCAGCACGTGGGAAGCTCGCTGACGTACGGCGGCTGGGATGGTCTCGCGGGCCGTGCGGCTGGCTCTCTTACTTTTGGCTCCGCTGACTTGCCGTCGCTCCAGTCTCCGCCTTCTGGGATAAAAAGCGGCTGCGCTTCCGCTTGGGTCCTCTCCGACGACAACTAGAGCGAGTGGAAGCCACGGTACTCTCAGAGCCACTTAGTGAAGGTACTGTAGGCGTATTCTTCTTATTTTACTCTTATAATGTGCGTTTGTTTATGTGTAATCACTGTTCTACTTCCGCTTGTTGTCAGCCTAGTTTGAAGCTAGCGTCCAATAGCTTTCTGTAGAAGTAGTGTTTTACTGTAATGTTGTGTAGCTTGGTTTTAGCACATTCAGACTTCTGGTTGATACATTAATCTCAGGAGTACGTGAATAACCGAAGCGTTGGGTTGTATCGTTGAGGTGCGGTCGGGCGTAGTGAAGCGTTTTCCGCGCCGCTGCCCCGACATGCTGCGCTGGGAGCGACTCTTCCGCGGCAGCGCGAACAAAAGGCCATGTGGCTGTCTGAAGGCCCGGGCCTGTACCGGCGACTCCCAGAGAACAGCGTGTCCCGCTGCCCTGTGCTCAAATCAGCGGGCTGTTTCGGCATGTGGGCAGTGTCCAGGGAGGTAATGGGTGGTGTCCTCAGGCGGGTGAAACTCCTTTCTCTGGCAGGACACCACCGGCTAGGCTTAAGGGCGGCTGTCAAGTGCAGCCGGCAGAGCCGACGTCATCgtggaggagacagagctgAGGTGCGTTTGCGTCCTCTTGCACGTTGCGCACGTTCAGAGCATGACTGCCGGTCTGATGCTAATGCAAACGTGGATCAAAGCTGGCCCTGCGACCATTCAGGCAAACACGTTTGAATGTATAAATAACACCTGGCCTCTACTTCCATATGAGACTGGTCTGCAGTGATTACACATTCAGAAGTTTCACTAATGCTAGTGATGCATGTTAATGTGCATACATACAAGCTTTATTTTAGATTACATGTAAAGGAATGATGGAAGGAATTCGCAGGTTTAAGCAGCAGTAAATGAAGAGTGCACAGGagcagatctttttttttcattatgtgGATCTGATTTTGCATTATGCAATTGTGTGAACTTGCTCCTTGGTGGTTTGTcagctatttaaaaaatatgaccATCCTAGAAGTGCGGCATCATTGAAGTTGCTGTATCAGCAGCAAGGACGCTACGTCTGCCTGCTGCAGTTGTGAGTGTAATTTGGAATCCCTTTCTGTCTGCAGTAaccaaagaaaacaggaagtaactTGATTTTTATCATTAGCGACAGAAGTCTGGCATTACTAGGAAACACGACCCTGAgtattgtctgtctgtcatatTCAGGCTGCACTGGTATGTGCTGATGTTCAATTGTAGAGTAGGTGTGTTGACCTCCGTTATGCATTGTGGTCTAATGCTGATGTGCCACGCTGCACAGAAGAATcatggcttttttcttttttttttgcttaaatgtGAAGTGAAGCTCTGCAAACAACTGACATTATCAAATATGACAAATTCTGGCTGTACTTTCATATATTTTCTAATTTCCTGAAAGCTTCCGGGgaactgtgtgattttgtgtgctGATTTTCATGCATGCAACTTCACATTTTTGCAGTctcagctgacctgctgtgcactGATTTTAAGTGGGGCTGCAGTTATGGACTATTTTTAATCATTCTATCAGTTTTGTTAAATTTAGTAAATGAAATATCAGGAAAAGGTGGCAGATACACAACATAAATTCCCAGAATACAAGCAGATATTGTGAAAttgctcatttgttttgacCGTCAAAATAGTTTAGTCTCATCTGACTAACTAAATAACTGACTCACTGGTCCAGCTCTAGAATTGGTAGGTTACACCAGCAACTGATTGGAAATAGTTCATTGAAAGTGCACTGAACTCTCTATTTGACTTACAGTTggaaggacaaaaaacaaaatagcatAGTTCCTTGTTGGGAAACCCAGGTAATCATCTGGAAATTGGTTGTAAATAGTCAtgagtaaatgtaaaaaatcaaAGTGGTGTCTTTTGATAAtatattttgattatttatatatatatatatatatatatatatatttttttaaatagtttgaaGTTGTCTTGTACCGTAAGGTTTGAGTAGTGAAAGTGGCATTTGAGTTCCTGTCCAGTGCACCTTAGGAGATCAAGGTCTTTACGGTGTGGGAGGGGCTGGCAGTCAAAGTCACAGTAGTCCAGTTTAGGCGATCAGTCAGATCAGCACTAACCTCAATCGTGTGTGGTCTATGCATTCTCTCCGCGATGGGGTCGGGGCCCTCGGCAGCCGGCCCCACAGCTGATTGTGCCAGATGCCGCCAAGAGGCGTGAGTGACTTCCCGGGCTTGTTCCTCCTGCAGGTTGTACGTAGTTATTTTCCCCTcatcccccttttttttccttttcctgctttcaGAATCATGGAGCGCACATTCATTGCCATCAAGCCCGATGGTGTGCAGAGGGGCATCATTGGAGATATCATCAAGAGGTTTGAGATGAAAGGCTTCAAACTTGTGGGCATAAAGATGCTCCAAGTGAGTAAACTTTTTTTCAATCTATAATGCATTGGCATATATTGACCTTCAAGGCAAAGGGGTTGAAATAAGATGCTTTCATAATAGTCACTGTTATTTTTAACCATCTCCTATCGTATGTGCTGTGTGTACATAtgatcttgtgtgtgtgcagagtgatgGTTAAGACCTCCGGTGAGCTGATTAGCCTGCTTGTCTATTCCTGACTGTAGCATAACCGATTAGCGCTGAGTCGAGGTCTCCTGATCCGCTAACATCTGATCTGTGACAGAGTGGGATGCTGCTGAACTTCATCGTGAAGTCATGTTCGTTTATAAACTGCATTATGCAAGAATTGATGTAAAAGATATCACCCATCCAATATCTTAGACTCAAACGTGTCCCCTTCCAGACAACTGAGGTAAAGTAGATTAACCCAGATTGCTCACATTAACTCctggtgtctgtgtgcagtTAGTGTGAGCCAAGAAGTCTGAATCAGCAGTACAGAAAGATCAGATCTGACTTACTTCACTAGCATTGCAGATGCAGTACTTGGGCATTTGCCCTTTTGTCTTGCAGCATCAGAGCAGTCAGATTGGATGAGATCTCTGCTTACAGGATTTCTAGTAATTTAGCTTGTGTGACTGGGGTCTTTACATTGGAGTCGGATGTCTTGACCATGTGACCAGGTGTGTTGTAAGGTTGTTGCGTCAGCTGTGAACAGGACATGGTGGTCAGACTGTAAGGTGTTTGAGGAACATCACTTTAGTCAGTAAAGACTAGAGAGCTGTTTGTAGATTATGTATGGAGACAGGGATGCACCATCGGCATCCAGGTAGCTCCTGATACAGTGTACTGATCAGATGCGGTCTCCCCCCTATATTTAAAACTCATTTGGCCTCAACCCGTGATGAGATTGATGTAACTAATAGtggaaatacattttcaaagaaGCATTATTTGATATGGATTGGTCAAATTTGGCCAGTGCCTGATCTGCTGAATGAGTTAAGTATTGGCATTAAACATCAAATCTGATTGGCGTAACCCAGAGGTAGATGGCCAGGTCTGTTCTGTAACGTCTTAGGGCTGAATGAACACACCAAGTAAGGTCCACAACTTACCTGTTGACCATTCAACTGTATTACAGCCCATGCAGAGTTGGTCACAGATCGGTAGATGCCCAAGTTTCTGATGTTTCTGGTCACATGTCGTCTTTAAGACAGCAGTGTAGTCCCTCATGATTACTGGTTTCAGATGAGCTGTGCCTGCACTGATGCTAGTTAATTTTTGAAGCAAACTATTatttagaaaacacatttttaaaattagtCAAGAATGAAACTTAAACATTGTTGGTGTATAAATGCTGCGTTAAAAAATAAGAGACGCTTCTTTCTCAATGGAGCCACCGAAAGTAGGCTGTGCACATGACTGAAACTGTAACATAAATGTTTTCTGTAGTGAAACATGGGCAACTGGAGTATAATGTATACCGGACTTGTGCAGTGACATCTGCCTATGTTGTGTCCCTGCTGCAGGCCTCTGACGACCTCCTGAAGCAGCACTACGCTGACCTGAAGGAACGACCCTTCTTTCCTATCCTCATCAGCTACATGAGCTCTGGTCcagtggttgccatggtaagaaaacaacagagattGTATAAGACTGTATGCCGTTCCTGGAGACAAGTTATGGAGCCTAAAGCCTGCTCTGCTGTCATAAGGCCTACTGGTAGAAGtgctcacagagcagctgactTGATCTCCATCATCCCTCTGTTCTTGTTTTCCAGGTGTGGGAAGGCAAGGAGGTGGTGAAGACTGGCAGAGTGATGCTGGGTGAGACCAACCCTGCAGCATCCTTGCCTGGAACCATCAGAGGAGACTTCTGCATCGACGTCACCAAGTGAGTCCTGTCTGCATGCTCTTTGTACAAGTCTAGAAGTCCTTGGAATTCAGCATGTTGTAGTTTCGGGATGTTGTTCAGTTTGCACTGAATTCTCAGATGCCCTTTTCCTCACTTTTTGTCCTCGTCTTCACAGGAACATCATCCACGGCAGTGACTCAGTGGCTAGTGCCAATAAGGAGATTTCCCTGTGGTTCACAGCCGAAGAGCTGGTCAGCTACACTAGCTGTGCGCACAGCTGGCTCTACTAAGCCTCTCTGGGTCCTGCTGCAGTCCTCACACTGGTTGGAGACCAGTGACATCTctgcctcagtttcctgtttttgccTGTAGCCTAGAGGGGAGAACTGCTGTGAAGTTCATGTCCCACAGTTGTCACATTCCCTCCTGCCCATCACTCATCACCATACTGTTCTTTGATGTGGTCTCTGCAGAGGTCCAGTTCCAGTCCAGATTCATTCCTGAGCTCCATTCCTTTTAGAAACATTCCATTCATCCCTTGAATGTACAGTTAATGACTTGAAACAGTCTTTGACTGTCAGTTTTGTTAAACAGTGATCTGCTTTccaataaaatacacacaataccAACCGTCTCTCCAGTCATTGGTTAGATTGATGATCCTGTGGTGACCTGCTCTACACTAATGGAAGGGATTAGTTAATGGCATATAATGTGGTGGTTCATATCTGATCCCAGGCAAGATTGGAGGCAGCCATAAATCTGCTCCCAGATGTGCTTTGTGCTGtgatgacagcagcaggctgccagatgacagctgtttttcatgtctCCTAGAATCCAGTCCTGTTGTAAAGGATGCATTCGGGAGTTCATCTGCACCAAAGACTGCAGAAGCCTCATACTGGCTTCAGATCCAGAACGCAGTTACACAAAATGACGACTAGATTTGTCCCTCAATTTGAGCGTAACCTGAAGAGTCTCTTCACAGCCATCACGGGTCATTACAGCAGCCAGTAACTGATGCACAAAAGCACAATGTAGAAATGCTGTTAAAGTCAGGGCTCAAAATAGTACCTCAGCACAGAATTTGAATAAACGTACTATGATACTTTACTCTTACGGGTGTGAATATCATATTAGAACCccattttaaagctgtgtgtgtgtgtgcgcgcgcgctctAAACAAGCACAGCAGGTAACAGGTTCAACATAGCCAGGCTTTATTTTATGTGAGCTGGTTACAGGCCAGATTGGTATCATGACACAAAATGGACAGATTGCATGCTGTCTACTTCAGTCAGGAGGAACAGGTTGTTATACTAGAGAGCTATGAAAGCAATAAGGAAGGAAAACTGCAAATCAGGACCGACCATGAAGCTACAAACCAATGTATATATGTAGGATCCTGTGGCAAAAAAATAATtaacctgcagctcagcaaaTTCGGATATATCCCCCAGCTGAGTCGCTATCATTCAGTTAATATCAAGGTGGTGCTTTTTAGCCTGTTTAAATCCATACTCTGAACAGAACCTGGAGCAGGTGAGGTGTGCGGCAtcagttgccatggcaatgcAGCCAGGTTAAAAGAGAGTCATCTTCCACAGTGTGAAAACTCAGCCTTTGCTCTGCTGCTTTACACCCCTCTGAACACCGAGGgctgtgtttgagagtgtgtgacAGGTAGTTAGCTTCCCGTAACCTACGTAGATGAACAacccaaaacattaaatacCACCACTTCCAGGCTCACAGTTGCAttgatagttttttttttttatatatgatTGTgttaaaaatcatttaaaatgaacGCTGGTGGTGTCGAGAACAGCCCAGGATCAGTGGCTTTGCTGAAAATgtaatacttttattttttttaaccattccaGGTGTCTGATATACACTGTGTTAGCAACGTTTTGAGCAACTGAACTGTTTCCTCACTCAAACTCAACCACCACTAaacctctgtgtgtttacacttgATTTAGCACATGCTCATAAACTctcataaaaacagacaaattctTCTTCAAAACATAAGAGAACGCCCAAGTGACATGCACTTACTGGATTCTGCTACATTTACGCCTCAAAgctagaaaaagaaaagaacaaccACAGCTGATCCATCGTGTCAGGTGGGTTCCTGCCCAGGTGATTACACTTTTCTGTAAGGGCCAGTCTCTGGAATAAGTTTTTCTCATTAACATTTCCtgtatattattttattatagtCAGTTTTGTAAGTCAgtctagtttttatttttatttcagtcagcTAAAATGCTTTTTCACACCTTGcagtttttccttttgctttaGTTAACTATAATGACCTGTTTGTGATGTGGATGAGAACAGAAGACAGggtaaaaagtcaaaaaaacaTAACTACAGATTTGCATATcagccatttgtttttgttccttcCTCTGAAATAATCATCTCATGAGCCTTCAGATTTATCTGGTGATAAATGGACTGAATGAGTTAACTTCCTATAATGTAAGTAAAAGTAGCTCCATCCTtagcagctacaacagtaaaatactgtttATGCATTGATGCATCTgtattaacaatctaataatgtcagaTAGAGTATTTAATGAGTCACAGGTAACAGTTTCCTGCAGAACCAGTCATTTCACTTCTGATTCGTGCTTTTACTtgaaggaccagtgtgtgggatttagtgtcatctagtggtgaggctcCAGATTGCAACAAACTGAATACCCCTCGGCTCAGCCCTCCATTTCCAAACATGCAGGAGCACCAACGGTGCCCAAAACTCACAAAAAAAGGGGAAAGCAgttctctagagccagtgtttggtttgtcccttctgggctaCAGTAGATCATGGCGGTGAAACATGGTGGATTCCACAGAAGAGGAGCCAGTCCCCCTGTCAACATAAAGAGCTCATTGGAAGGTAGGTTGGTTGGAGGTAAGGCAGTGCAGACATTTGAAATCTGCACTTCAGCTGCATTATTATGCCACAAAAACCTTAATGCAGACTAATTAGGCAAGCTTCAAGAAACTGTTATTTTATAGTGCGTGAACTTGCTAACACACTGGTACGGTCCTTTAAAAGTCTTTGCAATGCCCTGCCTGTGTTCAAAGGACAAAGTGGCCTTGAAAGACTCAAGCAGTGAAACTGTGACAAAGGATTTCCACAGTGTTTGAAGTCATAAGCCTTTTTATTCAGTGTAAAAGTCAGATCTTACAAAAATCACCAGATAAACTTTCACAGCCATGCGGAAACAGTTTGCAATGCTTGTAAACAAAGAAGCCATTCATTACAACCAATATTATGATCCAAAcatttggctttatttacaAAGTCTATCAAAGCTTGATCACAGCACAAATTTACCATATGAAAGGAAACTGGTATACACTATCAAAAAGATGTACAAACTTTAAACTGCAATCTAATAATGTACCTCAGGGGTCAGTGTTAATATCAATAGATTTATAACTATTaacatagattttttttttcatttgtatcCAAAATAAATTTTGCACCATAACCCTCTCAACTCACAATTATTTTCAGACAATAGTAATCCCAatacatttagtcatttttatcAAATATATATAGCACCACAATATAATGGTTTAATAtaacaggaggaggggggatggGGGGGTTATCACATACAAAAGACCCGTGTTAGTATccaagaaataaacaaatatccAACTCTGGACTGCTCCTCATCACTCGCAGAACGAGTGCCAGAAGAACTCTGTAACCACAACCCAGTCCTTCCTACGGAAGCCCATTAACgccagagacagaaagaacTGATGAAAAGTTGTACAAAACAGGAGTGAAAATACTCGTGGTAAATAATAGTTAGGAGAAGGCAAATCAAAACGGAAGTTATTTAGGAGATTTGTCCATCACAGTTTTGTACACTGAGCCAAAATTATATTCTGagtcaaaataatgaaatagtCCATAAATAATCATGAAAAAGTCCAACTTCAAATCAAAATTATGAGTTACAATATTAtgacagaattttttttaaatttctgtcataattaaatttaaattgtaattttttGCTTTAGTCCAAGTTTTGACTTAATATctcagttttgtttaaaaaaattgGATTTagcatgattttcttttttatcatgCTTAACTTTTaatctattttcttttcttggcAGAAATGGGCTTCCGCACATTTTCTGatcacagtggaggaggagaaacacagacagactgaagaaCAACCAATGACGgttacaaaaaaagaaaagaaaaaacgaGCTCTGCACGACATCGGCACAACAAGTTCTGTTCTACATGCATTCAGTTGATCAGTGCACCCAATCCCAAATCAGCTCCTGGCTTCCACCTCCAGCTACTGATGCCCAAACGCGTGAGGAACACAGCTACCCGAGAACGGAGGTCAAACTTGTTCCATTTTTAGATTTTGGGATCAAGGTGAAACAAGAAAGTTGAATATCTACAAGGAAAAGTGAGAAACAGAAGATCCAAAACAGTGTTGATTGTGCATTTGATTATTTAGGGTTAATCTAGAGGAGGGTAGCAGCAGTTAGCCCATAGAAcagtctttttttcatttttgtactAAGATATTAATGCAGTTTGGTCATGAAGTACTTTAatgcttctttctgtcttccaaCACCAGAGGGAAATAACCCCAATGACAGATCCTAACCTGAAACCCATCTGCTTCAAATGATTGTGAGACACTGTCTTTTATTGCTCATTTGGTGTGAGAAGCTTAGCTTTTCAGCTCAGCTTCGTATCCAATCTGATCAGgagacaaattaaaaaggagactggtagaaaaaaaaaatctcacacaGGAAGATACAGAAAGCaaatcaaactaaaaaaaagcaacaaaaattgttgtgtgtttttgtcactcAAATGTAGAATTTAACATGAAGACAGACTAAAACACAATCgacaaaaacacatgacatTGTGAGTGATAAGACCTTTGTTGTTTGAATAGTATGGAAGCAAACAAACGCCCTGATAATTAGAAT contains:
- the LOC121624513 gene encoding nucleoside diphosphate kinase A-like, producing the protein MERTFIAIKPDGVQRGIIGDIIKRFEMKGFKLVGIKMLQASDDLLKQHYADLKERPFFPILISYMSSGPVVAMVWEGKEVVKTGRVMLGETNPAASLPGTIRGDFCIDVTKNIIHGSDSVASANKEISLWFTAEELVSYTSCAHSWLY